One Ctenopharyngodon idella isolate HZGC_01 chromosome 3, HZGC01, whole genome shotgun sequence genomic window, gatgacatgggggtgagtaaattatcaggaaaattttatttgaaagtgatctaatcctttaataatggtcagaaaaacaactgaaagcataaacacagaaataaacttAATTTGTAGCCAACAAACACCCACACTCATTTTACACCAATGAAATGAGCTTTAAGTGTCAATTTACAGCAGATCTGAAGGCATCAGCATAATAAATGAGGTGAAAACAGGAACTATTGACATGAAATATGGGTAGATCTGGCCTATTTACTGTCCTAGTACAGCAGTTATcactttaaatgtattcatgTGAATTAAGTAAATGgccttcatcatcatcacagtATGCTAATGCTCTGAATCAGATGCGAGGGAATCATTATGCTGATTGAGGACTGTTGGGTCTCTTACACCTCTAATCTGTGCCATTTTCTTCACAGGACACACATGCTTCTTCACTACATACTATTGATCTACTAGTGTCTTCTAACATGTTTGGTCTCATCTGACTGCTTATAAACTGAAGAGAATTGTGCTGAACTTAATATAGATAATAAAGTACCCTAATGTACAGTCTAGATACTACTGTTGGAACATGCATTGAGGAGAATAtgttaatttctctctctctctctcttgatcACCAGCCATTTGCCTTCAGGTTTTTGGTCTTTTAATTTACTGTAAGTTGGTTTTGGTAAGTTTTTCTATACAGTATGTTGTTCAATTTAACTgtctgtatatttaaatgtgaagTAATAAACAACTTTTCTTGCTTTAAAGGCTTTGAGAATCTTTCCTCTTATTACTGATAATGCTGAAAGTTAAAGTGATTATAACTTTCATTATTCTGGTTAAATCCTATGTTCTCCTTTTTGTTCTAAGAAAGACAGATTATTTATATTGGAGTcagataaataattaaattatgctTGTTGTCCTTTAACTGCTTTAACCTCCAAGAcatacaaaataaagacttttcagcAGTTTCTCTGTTAATATTGATGATCCTCAGACTATCAACACTCATTCATCAAGACATTCAGATCATCAGCAGATCATCTCACTTTATTCTGAGTGTTTGCTGTTAGAAACAGTAGGCATATAACAGTCAGGAATATATGCTAAAAATTGTAGTTCTTGAGTTTGAACTATTTGAAACCAAACAGAAATGTtaccaagaagaagaagagagcatGATGCAACCTCAAGCGGAGGTGAGAGGAATAGCGCTAGAAGAAGAAAACAGCGAAAACAACAGAGGAAGGACATCCGGCAGATTAATAATGAGTGACAGAGACTGATCCTCCTACAACAGGACGATTGGATCATACTGGGCATTGATCAATTGATAATTAATATGAAGTTGGAatttccagaaaagtagtataaaagtgtaaaaggCTGAACTGCATTAAGGATAAATGATCGAGGGATCTACAATATTGCTGGATAAAGCTAGAttattttacgtttttattgTAACCAATAAAATAAGTAACCTATTTTTATTGTTACAGTTGCATTCTGTGAGACTTTACTACAAACTGAGCCTCCAAAAAGAAGAAACGCAAGAGTCTTCTCCATCATTCCAGAAGAGCTTCAGTCTGTGGCGGGTGAGAACTTTATGATTTATGCTAGATTTGACCCCACCTGAATAATCAGAGTTAAATGTGTATGATAAAAAAAGGACAATCTGTCATAATTGATCATAAATTTGCAGATCAGCCCCTCCCACACTGGAATTCATcatcagtgaagctcctcccacaacaatcacatcatcagtgaagctcctcccacagcaatcacatcatcagtgaagctcctcccacatcaGTTCTCCAATAAATGCTGGAATATTCCCAACAGACGAGCATCAGAGCATCAGGAAGAGCTGAAACCTGCAAAGactgagtttattaaagaggacagtgagaacatgagtgatccagaaccctgcagaatgaaacacactgaagatactgaagaacaaagaggttggtgtttattcttcattcattcatgatgcTGAAAAACATTCATGATAGAAAGATTCAAACACTAATGCACATTTACATTCAGATTTActgataaagtttttttttttttagagaagtTGTTCATAGTTATATAGATTATTCTTCTTACAGTAACTTTGGTAAGAGGGTTGATGAACACTGTACAGTTTGTGTAAAAACTGAGACAATGGATTGAGATTATTTTCTTGTCCTTCCTGGATGTCACAATTTTAAGAAATTCTCTATTTTTTGAAAGGAGGAAAATAATGTCAGAAGTAACAGGGTTGAGTGAAACATGTAGGACACTAATAGTGCTGATATAAATGGTTAATTTAAAACCAGTTAAAGCCGCAGTTACTCTAGACTTTCAGCATGTTAAATTTCTACAGACACTGCAATGATCatgatatgatttttttttaaaataaattcagcgAAAGTTTATAAAAGTTAACCTAAATGATCACAATATTTTAGGGCTCACTTTTGTATGTCCTTTCACTTCATGTTTCTCTCTTTACATTTTGATgcactgaaaatgaaattaattatttttctttcatttcagacCTGATGGAAGAGAGCGAGGAGAGTGAAGAACTGAATGAAGTGGAGGAGGAACATCATGACAaacctggagaaaaacctttgaGTCGCTCAAAGACTAAAAAGATATtatcaaagaaaagaaaagccaAGAAATCTTTcacctgcactcagtgtgggGAGAGTTTCACATTCAAACACAGTCTTGAGCGacacatgaggatccacactggagaaagaCCGTTCTCATGTGATCAGTGCGGGAAGAGTTTCATGCGATCATCATGCCTTAAAGTACACATGAGAATCCAcacaggagagaagccgtactcatgtgatcagtgtgggaagagtttcccACAAAAGCCAAGTCTCCagattcacatgagagttcacactggagagaagctgtTCTCATGTGATCAATGCGGGAAGAGATTCACACAGAAACCACATCTTAGGGGACACATGATGATCCACACAGGAAAGAAGCCGTATGCATGCGATCAATGTTGGAAGAGTTTCACACGATCATCACATCTTAAAGAACACATGTGGATCCACAcgggagagaagccgttcacatgtgatcaatgtgggaagagttttgTGCACGAAACTAGCCTTAAAGAACACATTATgattcacaccggagagaagccattcatgtgtgatcagtgtgaaaagagattctcaaacaaaaaaaagtcttcaCCTTCACATGAAAGTTCATACtagagagaagccgttcacatgtgatcagtgtgggaagagtttcacacaaaaaacaaGTCTTGAACTTCACATGAGGATTCACACAGGAGATAAACCACAcgcatgtgatcagtgtggaaagagtttctcaCAATCATCAAGTCTTAAAGATCACATCagaatccacactggagagaagccgtttgtgtgtgatcaatgtgggaagagattcacaaacaaaaaaagtcttgagcttcatatgaggatccacactggagagaagccgttcacatgtgatcattGTGGGAAGAGCTTCACACAATCATCAAACCTTAAGAttcacatgaggatccacaccggagagaagccgttcacatgtgatcaatgcGGCAAAACATTTATTGGGTCATCAGCCCTTAAGGCACACCTGACAGTTCATACGAAGGAGAAGCCAcattcatgttctgtgtgtggaaagagtttttcactaCTGCAAAATTTGCATACACATCAGAAAATACACACTGGTGTGAGAGAGTACATGTGCTTCGAGTGTGAGAAGACttttgtttcatctgaccatttAAAACAGCAccagagaattcacactggagaaaaaccgtacaagtgttcacactgtgacaagagattcagttgTTCATCACATCTGAAAGCACATGAGATGATCCACAGCAGAGAGAAGCTGCTCatgtgtgatcagtgtggaaagagtttcactatTAAAAGTCACCTGAAGATACACATGAAGATCCATGCAGTGGAGAAACCACATCACCACAGTCTGAGATCAAGGTAAGTAGTTCATCTTTATGTGCTTAGAAACAAAGTCTCTTTGTCAAAATCATAGACCCGTAGGGTAAAATTTGGTACACTGATAGAGGGTAGTTTGAAATGTATCCATAgtaaatttggagtctctaactcaatctctctagcgccaccaactgtccaaaatTACACTTATGTTTGTGCTAATAACTGAACCGTAATGGCtagaaaatgaaaatcaaatcagatcatcttcagtccatgctggcaaaaagttattaaaagccTTCTGATAATCTTAACAATTCTCAAataacatacaaataaatttaatgTAGAGCACCCCAAATTGGACTCAAGGCAGTATCTCCGCAAAGCTTTATCATATTCataccaaacttggtacatgtcatcgcAAGCAAAATAGCAAAAATGGCAATAACTTCTGAACGGTTTGTCCAGAAATCATGAAAGTGGTCTCGTCAGATTTCCTATAATTCCTATATCAGGCATTTTGAgtgtcagccattttgaattttgtgctaaaatgctgtattttatgaacgcattagtGTATCATTATGAAACTCTGTCTGGGTCATCAGCgtgatgccctgaaggagcctgagaagttttaagccagcgccacctagtggtaaaaTCAAAGATTcaaatgcttataactttgggtgtggttgacttattttcactcctgaatccttaCCGAGTCCAacaataccaaacatgctaggtttcggcttatggtttttgtaatgtgatttagcacttaaaaaaaaacttttgctaAATATCTTCggaaccgttagtccgatcgagataaaaccaccgtaggaaacacggaacctTAGTTGGTTAACTAAATGTTAATGcctaaatgtcaaaattttgataggaagtgacaaaaaacaaaaaacaaaacaaaaaaaaacagtcatccacgggtcatttttttatgttctcatATATATAAATGTCTTGACTCCAAagcaaaatgagatattttcaccaaatttcacacacacatgtatgggcTCACCCTGAGGACACATACAAAAAGTGGTGGGATTGTTACTCTTGGTGGCACAATaattgaaaaaaacatgaaattgccaATAACTTCAACacagtattatgatataaaatgctatattttatgaatgcattggtgtaccattacgaaactcagGATGTGCCATGGGCACTATGCTCTGAAGGTACACAATAGGTTTTGAGATAGCGCCTCAAATAACATTTGACAGCTGTGGTCAAATGttataatgacatttttaaaaatgctaatagctttatataaatgtggtGTATTGTAGTGTACTGGTCTTAATAGATTCCCTGGGTTATGCTGAGAAAATTGATGCTAATTTTGCCATAGTCAGCCAAACAtcctgtccgccattttgattttctttaaaatcatattttttctaACTACTTCTAGACTCttggtccaattttcaccaaaattgaatcgtatcatcttcagaTAATGCCGGCAAAAAGTTTTCGTGTTGATGGACGAAACCGTATTCATTTACCACAGCAACAAATTAGAGGCTTGATGCCAAATTGACTtttgaggctgtatctctgcaatgctttgacatattgacaccaaactttgcgagtgtcattgtcacctcactctgaccaaaCCAGCTATTGGTtgaaagtgataaaccagtaaaactttattactgactgtagatgtaaatgctgcttgcagctttaattattattattattattttggcagAAATACCAGAAAGCATCTGGAAGGAGAGGACAGCAAGAACACGAGTGATCCAGAACCTGCAaaatgaaacacactgaagatactgaagaacaaagagtGTTTATTCTTGGATTCCTTGTTCATTCATCATGCTGAAGAACATGGTGATGCTCACAAGATTTTCATTCTTTCATGACCAAGCTAGTTATTTCTAATACAAATAATCTTCATCACATTAAAATAGATCATAATCGACAAGATTTGATGGAATTGTTCAACAGCCATTTTAGTGATCATGACTTTGGGATTTACTTTTCATGTTTGTCTCTCATTTGAAATCTCTCATgatttaatgtttcttttagACCTGACGTATGTGATCAAGAAAGGAGAAAGAGAATCGGTTACCTGTCCTTAGTGTAAAAAAAGATtcaaatatacaggtgctggtcatataattagaatatcatcaaaaagttgatttatttcactaattccattcaaaaagtgaaacttgtatattatattcattcattacacacagactgatatatttcaaatgtttatttcttttaattttgatgattataactgacaactaaggaaaatcccaaattcagtatctcaaaaaattagaatattacttaagaccaatacaaagataggatttttagaaatcttggccaactgaaaagtatgaacatgaaaagtatgagcatgtacagcactcaatacttagttggggctccttttgcctgaattactgcagcaatgcggcgtggcatggagtcgatcagtctgtggcactgctcaggtgttataagagcccaggttgctctgatagtggccttcagctcttctgcattgttgggtctggcatatcgcatcttactcttcacaataccccacagattttctatggggttaaggtcaggcgagtttgctggccaattaaaaacagggataccatggtccttaaaccaggtactggtagctttggcactgtgtgcaggtgccaagtcctgttggaaaatgaaatctgcatctccataaagttggtcagcagcaggaagcatgaagtgctctaaaacttcctggtatacagctgcattgaccttggacctcagaaaacacagtggaccaacaccagcagatgacatggcaccccaaaccatcactgactgtggaaactttacactggacctcaagcaacgtggattgtgtgcctctcctctcttcctccagactctgggaccctgattt contains:
- the LOC127510220 gene encoding gastrula zinc finger protein XlCGF8.2DB-like, which translates into the protein MRVHTGEKLFSCDQCGKRFTQKPHLRGHMMIHTGKKPYACDQCWKSFTRSSHLKEHMWIHTGEKPFTCDQCGKSFVHETSLKEHMKVHTREKPFTCDQCGKSFTQKTSLELHMRIHTGDKPHACDQCGKSFSQSSSLKDHIRIHTGEKPFVCDQCGKRFTNKKSLELHMRIHTGEKPFTCDHCGKSFTQSSNLKIHMRIHTGEKPFTCDQCGKTFIGSSALKAHLTVHTKEKPHSCSVCGKSFSSSDHLKQHQRIHTGEKPYKCSHCDKRFSCSSHLKAHEMIHSREKLLMCDQCGKSFTIKSHLKIHMKIHAVEKPHHHSLRSSVMP